DNA sequence from the Pyramidobacter piscolens W5455 genome:
GAACGAGCCAGCTCTCGTCGGTAATCTCGCCGTCTGTCATGCGGGAACACGTATCCCAGAGGTACCGGAAAAACAGCGTTTCGACCTCGTCTTCCATTTTGTTCTTGACGACAGGGATCCAGTTTTTTACGGCAGACGAATTCCAGTCGATCGCCCTGTTGCCATCGGCGCTTTTCCCGCACTGCATGAATCGCGCCAGAGCCACTCCCAGAACGGTGTTTTTAGCCGTTTTCACCAGGTTGATCATGGCGCCGGCAGCGCGCCACAAGGTAAATTTATCGCTCACACCGGCGACGCTCACCGGGATCAGCCGTTCCTCGTAACCCTCCGTCTTTCCCTGCCCTTTCCTGAGAGCGCTGCACCATGCCTGCGTTGCCACGGGATCGTCGATTCCTCTGTGATAGCGCAACAGCAGCGGTTTCTGCATTCCCTCGGCTTCGGCAAGGATCCTGGCGAGGTTGGCGTAGTTCAGATTCGAACCGAAAACATGGCTGCCTTGTTTATCGAAAACGACCGGTTCCCACGGGTCGCGGAGGTTGCCGCCCGTTTTCTCGATGTCCACGCGGGCGCACGCCGAAGCCGCTTTTTTCACGCTCACCGAATTTCCGGAACGCACCGCGCGGACGCGGCGGCAGATTTCGATGAAGAGCGGATGAAGGTCGCGCAGCGCGGAGGACGTTTTCCCGTTCCACGGCTCCAGCCACAAGAGCCGCGTTTCTTTTTCGCTGCGGCAAAAGGCGTAAAGTTCCCAGTCGGGGGGGCAGTTCAGAATGACGCGGGCGTCCCGGCCCCATCTCGCTCCAGGCGAAGAACTGCTCTGCAACGTCAGAATCGGGCGAATGGACCACCCGCCGTTCTGGCGAGCCACCCCATAATTCCCTCTTCCCAAAAAACCGCTGTTCGTCTGCAGCGAGATCAGCGCGAAGATCCATTCCTCCGCAGAGGGGTGCTTCATAACGCCGGATTTGACGTCAAAGTTCTTGGCGGATATCAGCAGGTCAAGATCGTCGGGGAACTGCGCCTCGCCTCTGTAATCGGCGAAGTCCCCGTCCGGCGCGGGGACCTGCATAAACGCGGGTTTGTTCAGATCGTCCGTGACAAGGCACCACGGTTCGTCGAGCGGAAATTTTCGCGAATAGTCCGGCACGACGCCACGGATCATGTCCCGCCATTCGTCGGGAGAATGGCGCCCCAGCATCGCCCACGGCTTTTTGGGATCGGGCGGCGGCAGGTTTTCAACCTGCCCGGCCGTCTCCAGGGCATGACAGCCAAGCTGCACAAGCCATACGTGGAACGGGGCCGCCTGATGAGGCAGCAGCGCCGGGAACGCGGCGACCTCGTTCCGTTCGAGCGCGGAGAAAAGTTCCGGCAGGGAAAAACGCCGCATGGCGCCCTGTGGGTTTTCGACGCTCAACCATCGCTCTGTCAAAAGGTTGTTCTCCACGTTTTCACTTCCTTACTAAAACACTGTTTGTTTTTTTGTATCTGACGTAAAGCTTATATGGTAATTATAAATTTGTCAAGCGCTTTTTTCCGTTTTTACAAAAAACGCGACAAATCATTTATAATGGATCCAGCTTCGCCACGCGGGGATGTACCCAGTGTATTAGTTGTTTAAAGACAAATCCCCGCGCGAAGCGTCGGCTGAACGCTCTCCTTCCGCAGGGAAGGATCGTTTCGAGACAACGGCGCCGTAGGGAACTGAAAACTTTTGCGCGTTTTCAGTCCCCTGCGGCGCCGTCATTCTTCGTCTCTTTCATCGAGATCGAACTGTGAGAGCAGTCCCTCGGAATCATAGTAATACTTCCGGCTGCCGAGCGCGAAAGACAGCAGACCGCCTTCCGGCCTCGGTTCCACCAGATACGTGCCGTCTTCTTTTTTCTTCTGCGCTTCCAGCGCGGCAGCGTCGGTCCCCAAGAGCCAGGCGGGGATCGAAAAACTTTTCAGTTTCTCCCCTTTCAGCGGACTGGCAACCGACTTGTCGCATTTCACGGAGAGATCCATCACGCCCAAACGGGTTGCAATGCGTTCCATTTCTTTGCCACAGGCGATCTTGACGTCCTTGAACGCCTCGTCCCATCTCAGCCGAGCCGTCCTGGCGATCCAGCCCTGAGCCAGTTTGAGGCCCTCGACTTCGTTCAGCGCGCGCTGCCATTTTTCAGCGCCCAACCCGTTCACCAGACGCCGCAATGCCTCGGGATGAGTGCTCTGCTCCACAAAAAAGCGATTTTGCTCCGGAAGGTTCCACATCTCGTTTTCTTCGAGCAGACGCCAGGTCGCCGCCAGCGAAGGCAGATTGACATAAGCCCGCTCGGTTCCGTAGCCGTACGAGCGTGCTTCTGCGCCGAGCAACCAGCCGCAGTCCGCATCCGGCAGCAGGACGACGCAGCGCGGCCGTTCAAAGCCCGCGGGCCGCCGGCGCTGGTGCCGGAAAAGACGCCCGATCCGCTGCAGCATCACGTCGGCGGGACACAGATCGGTGATGATCAGGTCGAAATCCACGTCCAGCGACTGTTCCAGCGTCTGCGTCGCCACCAGAACGCAGCAGTCGCGCAGCTGATCCGGCGGCACGGCTTCTTTGCCGAAACGGCGCCCGACCTCGCGATCGAGCAGCCGCCGGTCCTCGGGAGCGTAACGGCTGTGATGGAGCGTCGGGATTTCGTTGACGCTGAAAATCTTTTCCGCCGGCAGAATTTTCCGCAGCGCGCGGAAGGTTCTCCGCGCCTGACGGACGCTGTTGCGTAGGATGAGGACGCAGGGGCCTTTTTCATCGAAGGGGGCAAGGTTCTGTGTCGCCAGCTGCGCGACGGCCTGCGGATCCTGCTGGATCGGTTCGCGCTGCATGCGCACGCTTTTGCCTCGCGACGGGGAAGCCGCCGTCAAAGGCGGTTCCGCAGAAGACGTCAGCAGCGGATAGGGAACTTTCACAGCCTCCGTCAGCGGCAGACGCTCCGTTTCCGTCTGTTCCGGCCGCTGCGGCCCATTTTCGTTCCACACCTTAAGGTAGCGCTCGGTGCTTTCGGAACCCAGCGTTGCCGACATCAGCAGCACATGACCGCCGACGCGGCGAAACAGTTCGATGAGCCCGCAGATCAGGGCGCTCATGTAGGCGTCGCTGGAGTGGACCTCGTCGACGACCAGCAACGAACGCTGAAGAGCCGCCGCCCGCATGTGGGCATGAGGGACTCGCAGCCCCGCCAGCAGCGCCTGATCGATGGTGCCGGAAGCGATCGGAGATGCGAGAAAGCGCTTGGGCTGTTCGGCGTACCAGCCGACGGCCCGGTCGTTCACTTCCCGCCAGTCCACTTCAAAACGCCCGACGCGAAGCCCTTCACGGTCATTAACCCGCAGATAACCAGGCACGGCCAGCGTCACGGGGATCTGTTCCTGTCCGAAGGATGAGGCGGAAAACTTCACCATGCGCTCAAAAAGCT
Encoded proteins:
- a CDS encoding CRISPR-associated helicase/endonuclease Cas3 encodes the protein MILQELNKVWGKFDVESGRKQPLVAHLTDVAAVFEQIMDGALFQRHFQRVLGRPLSETLRERLCVLALWHDYGKISPKFQLKYREKIEKLTPKRSINHIDTAFNLSSIRYKGKIWNELLDVMHFWENEDQKRILHDYLTWVILAHHGAVPTQERCDMAQDNSSRKCWERGVNLDPQKALGELAALSQRWYPAAFAAGGGLPEEPCFQHLFAGTLMLADWIASDRSLFPYCGECDARGEQRPSPEEEDSLSYSRRQAEKVLASLVWTLDDKRPDRAPDFAAQFGFSPNGIQQAVDKLVLSPDGGLYILEAETGSGKTEAALRLYTRLLAAGYVDGLYFANPLRFAATQLFERMVKFSASSFGQEQIPVTLAVPGYLRVNDREGLRVGRFEVDWREVNDRAVGWYAEQPKRFLASPIASGTIDQALLAGLRVPHAHMRAAALQRSLLVVDEVHSSDAYMSALICGLIELFRRVGGHVLLMSATLGSESTERYLKVWNENGPQRPEQTETERLPLTEAVKVPYPLLTSSAEPPLTAASPSRGKSVRMQREPIQQDPQAVAQLATQNLAPFDEKGPCVLILRNSVRQARRTFRALRKILPAEKIFSVNEIPTLHHSRYAPEDRRLLDREVGRRFGKEAVPPDQLRDCCVLVATQTLEQSLDVDFDLIITDLCPADVMLQRIGRLFRHQRRRPAGFERPRCVVLLPDADCGWLLGAEARSYGYGTERAYVNLPSLAATWRLLEENEMWNLPEQNRFFVEQSTHPEALRRLVNGLGAEKWQRALNEVEGLKLAQGWIARTARLRWDEAFKDVKIACGKEMERIATRLGVMDLSVKCDKSVASPLKGEKLKSFSIPAWLLGTDAAALEAQKKKEDGTYLVEPRPEGGLLSFALGSRKYYYDSEGLLSQFDLDERDEE
- a CDS encoding type I-E CRISPR-associated protein Cse1/CasA; protein product: MENNLLTERWLSVENPQGAMRRFSLPELFSALERNEVAAFPALLPHQAAPFHVWLVQLGCHALETAGQVENLPPPDPKKPWAMLGRHSPDEWRDMIRGVVPDYSRKFPLDEPWCLVTDDLNKPAFMQVPAPDGDFADYRGEAQFPDDLDLLISAKNFDVKSGVMKHPSAEEWIFALISLQTNSGFLGRGNYGVARQNGGWSIRPILTLQSSSSPGARWGRDARVILNCPPDWELYAFCRSEKETRLLWLEPWNGKTSSALRDLHPLFIEICRRVRAVRSGNSVSVKKAASACARVDIEKTGGNLRDPWEPVVFDKQGSHVFGSNLNYANLARILAEAEGMQKPLLLRYHRGIDDPVATQAWCSALRKGQGKTEGYEERLIPVSVAGVSDKFTLWRAAGAMINLVKTAKNTVLGVALARFMQCGKSADGNRAIDWNSSAVKNWIPVVKNKMEDEVETLFFRYLWDTCSRMTDGEITDESWLVPWKTCLRQLVRKYYEIGVSSLPGSVSQSVKARALSELTLDRLLAIYLKTAEEEEG